One window of Brevibacillus choshinensis genomic DNA carries:
- a CDS encoding MalY/PatB family protein, translating into MKYDFDQVINRVNTACEKWDDLQNRFGVSDAIPMWVADMDFKSPPPVMEALRQRVEHGIYGYTYRPDSYSEAIVDWVKRRHHWSIDRKWIAHSPGVLAALSAIIHSFSQHGDKVIIQTPVYHPFSRTIKSLGREVVNNPLQLESGRYTMDFADLEAKIDSTVKILVLCNPHNPVGRVWTQDELTMLGQICIKNNILVVSDEIHCDVVYKGHKHIPFASISEEFADHSITCIAPSKTFNVAGLQTSCIIIPNEKWRDIFNQSINSLNIGSPNTFGIIAGEAAYRYGEEWLEQVIDYLQGNLDFLVRYFRENIPQIKVIQPESTYLVWLDCRELGVATEQIDKFMLNKARVAMNEGYIFGEDGIGFMRMNIACPRSILARSLHQIEEAVTLLCSA; encoded by the coding sequence ATGAAGTATGACTTCGATCAAGTTATAAACAGAGTAAATACAGCCTGCGAAAAATGGGATGATCTTCAAAACCGCTTTGGTGTAAGTGATGCTATCCCTATGTGGGTCGCGGATATGGATTTTAAGTCGCCTCCCCCCGTTATGGAAGCTTTAAGGCAAAGAGTTGAGCATGGTATATATGGCTATACTTATCGACCTGATTCCTATTCTGAGGCTATTGTTGATTGGGTGAAAAGAAGACATCATTGGTCGATAGACAGGAAATGGATCGCTCACAGTCCTGGCGTGCTCGCAGCATTATCCGCGATTATTCATTCATTCTCACAACACGGGGATAAAGTCATCATTCAAACGCCAGTCTATCATCCGTTCTCTCGTACCATCAAGTCGCTGGGGCGTGAAGTTGTAAACAACCCACTCCAATTAGAAAGCGGACGATATACGATGGATTTTGCGGATTTGGAGGCGAAAATCGACTCTACGGTTAAAATCTTGGTGCTTTGCAATCCACATAATCCAGTAGGGAGAGTTTGGACTCAAGATGAGTTGACGATGTTGGGACAAATTTGCATCAAGAACAACATTCTAGTCGTTTCAGACGAGATTCATTGCGACGTTGTTTACAAAGGACACAAGCATATACCGTTTGCCTCCATTTCAGAAGAGTTTGCTGATCATTCGATTACTTGCATAGCGCCTTCCAAAACATTTAATGTAGCGGGTCTGCAAACTTCATGCATCATTATTCCGAATGAAAAATGGCGAGATATTTTTAACCAGTCAATAAACAGTCTGAATATCGGATCCCCTAATACGTTCGGGATTATAGCAGGAGAGGCTGCCTATCGATACGGTGAAGAATGGTTAGAGCAAGTAATCGATTATTTACAAGGGAACCTAGATTTTCTAGTTCGTTACTTCCGAGAGAACATTCCGCAAATAAAAGTGATTCAGCCAGAAAGCACGTATTTAGTGTGGTTGGATTGTCGAGAATTAGGCGTTGCTACGGAACAAATTGATAAATTTATGCTTAACAAAGCGCGAGTTGCTATGAATGAAGGGTATATTTTTGGGGAGGATGGCATTGGATTTATGCGAATGAATATCGCGTGTCCACGCTCTATTTTAGCAAGGAGCTTACATCAGATAGAAGAAGCCGTTACCTTATTGTGCAGCGCCTAG